One genomic region from Leptolyngbyaceae cyanobacterium JSC-12 encodes:
- a CDS encoding hypothetical protein (IMG reference gene:2510094568): MRALIIGNAAPHIDNIAAVQLDPFFINRNHLYQDLGFRFKHIQAVTLAEIMRACQFVPSDVDALFIRPDWRERSEHVVQALKTIRTLYPSRKIFFIDPWDQVSSCFFGVLPYVDRFVKYQRLKDLQQYQQPMLGGTMITDYLARKWGFDLHDWSVSSPIPEGYAERIVTGWNVVVGRGYEEALFQPFWWRVKNRKLRRRPKDIDVFCHVSYGSIHDSHSWYTRYRMIAVEAVKRLGTQYRLAVSGEYPEQRTVSKERYQDEIERSRIVVSPFGWGETTWRDYEAVCNSCLLIKPSMEHIDTAPNIYYANETYVPVNWDFSDLEEKCSYYLHNPDEAARIITNARRVLGNYFEKKEFVRTIATLLANDKQPVTSGNMTLSSSLTSPAA; this comes from the coding sequence ATGAGAGCGCTCATTATTGGTAATGCTGCTCCCCATATTGATAACATCGCTGCCGTCCAACTCGATCCATTTTTCATTAATCGAAACCACCTTTACCAAGACTTGGGATTCAGGTTTAAGCATATTCAGGCAGTTACACTTGCAGAAATCATGCGAGCATGTCAATTCGTTCCTTCGGATGTGGATGCTTTGTTCATTCGTCCTGACTGGCGCGAACGCTCTGAACATGTTGTGCAAGCCCTGAAAACTATCCGCACACTTTATCCAAGTCGAAAAATTTTCTTCATTGATCCATGGGATCAAGTGAGTAGTTGTTTCTTCGGTGTATTGCCCTATGTTGATCGTTTCGTGAAATATCAGCGGTTGAAGGATTTACAACAGTATCAGCAACCAATGCTAGGTGGAACAATGATTACCGATTACCTAGCAAGGAAATGGGGATTTGACTTACATGATTGGTCTGTCAGTTCACCAATTCCAGAGGGATATGCCGAACGAATTGTCACTGGATGGAACGTCGTTGTTGGTAGAGGCTATGAAGAAGCTTTGTTTCAACCATTTTGGTGGAGAGTTAAAAATCGTAAGTTGCGTCGCCGACCCAAAGACATTGACGTTTTTTGTCATGTTTCCTATGGATCGATTCATGACTCACACAGTTGGTATACTCGCTACCGCATGATCGCAGTTGAGGCAGTTAAAAGGTTAGGGACTCAATATCGCTTAGCCGTTAGTGGCGAATATCCAGAGCAGCGTACTGTTTCTAAAGAGCGCTATCAAGACGAAATCGAACGTAGTCGTATTGTGGTCAGCCCGTTTGGATGGGGGGAAACCACTTGGCGCGATTATGAAGCGGTGTGTAACAGTTGTCTTCTGATCAAGCCTAGTATGGAGCATATCGATACTGCACCTAACATTTATTATGCGAATGAAACGTATGTTCCAGTTAATTGGGATTTTTCCGATTTAGAAGAAAAATGCAGCTATTACTTGCATAATCCCGATGAGGCAGCTCGGATCATCACTAATGCCCGCCGAGTTTTAGGAAATTACTTTGAGAAAAAAGAATTCGTGCGAACGATCGCGACCTTATTGGCGAATGATAAGCAACCAGTTACATCTGGGAACATGACTCTTTCATCCTCGCTTACATCCCCAGCTGCTTAA
- a CDS encoding hypothetical protein (IMG reference gene:2510094570) yields MLPFVAVPSTIAQEFGKYRDLFCRGAGFEQVSRYVTGLLLSENKTLQGIAGQWVAGGEVGGRRAMHAAVFEAGWRSSELMSHHRAVIAKEHQGRGREVISLDWTLSHHDWGKQIFGVKRSYDYVEHRMSCFQTVVTATIANRHLIDGIDVVVQFPDFSVAEREYLKVTAKSHYDDLDQVRERLIEMLHYHKNRLEYRKRTEIAVEIVRQVEAEGQFPTADYAFDNGVLTVELTTMIESAGKHWVSEVESSRNILWNDQWQRVDAIGLELRIHHPESFRPIQVTCRNGETKPIWAFTKVVRLKKFGRKRLVIVHEQADLQDPPRFLLTDALHWESGRVMQTWSYRWSCEVFHEVSKQHTGLESAQVRNEEAVNRHFRLSCVAQSILQRTACSGAQSERFEFAQGKQTVGQKLYTLTRQAFDDLLQFIVTRCSHGHTNEQILQALLPS; encoded by the coding sequence ATGCTGCCCTTTGTCGCTGTGCCATCGACGATTGCTCAAGAGTTTGGGAAATATCGAGACCTGTTCTGCCGAGGCGCAGGCTTTGAGCAGGTGAGTCGCTATGTGACCGGATTGCTGTTGAGTGAGAACAAAACCTTGCAAGGGATTGCCGGACAATGGGTAGCAGGTGGGGAGGTCGGCGGACGAAGAGCGATGCACGCAGCGGTGTTTGAGGCGGGCTGGAGGAGTTCAGAGTTAATGTCCCATCATCGTGCTGTGATAGCCAAAGAGCATCAGGGGCGAGGGCGAGAAGTCATCAGTCTGGATTGGACGCTCAGCCATCACGATTGGGGCAAGCAGATCTTTGGGGTGAAGCGATCCTATGATTATGTGGAACATCGGATGAGTTGCTTTCAAACGGTGGTGACGGCGACGATTGCGAACCGCCACCTAATTGATGGGATTGACGTGGTGGTGCAGTTTCCAGATTTTTCAGTGGCAGAACGGGAGTATCTGAAGGTGACGGCAAAATCCCACTATGACGATTTAGACCAAGTGCGAGAACGACTGATTGAGATGTTGCATTATCACAAGAATCGATTGGAGTATCGCAAACGCACCGAGATTGCCGTCGAGATTGTGCGCCAAGTGGAAGCGGAAGGACAATTTCCCACCGCCGATTATGCGTTTGACAATGGGGTGTTGACCGTTGAGTTAACCACCATGATTGAGTCCGCAGGAAAACACTGGGTGAGTGAAGTTGAAAGTTCTCGCAACATCTTGTGGAATGACCAATGGCAACGGGTAGATGCGATTGGTTTAGAACTCAGAATCCATCACCCAGAGAGCTTTCGCCCGATTCAAGTCACTTGCCGCAACGGCGAAACGAAACCGATTTGGGCATTTACCAAAGTCGTGCGCCTCAAGAAGTTTGGACGCAAGCGATTGGTCATCGTCCACGAGCAAGCAGATTTACAAGACCCACCTCGCTTCCTGCTCACCGATGCGTTGCATTGGGAAAGTGGGCGAGTCATGCAGACTTGGAGTTATCGATGGTCCTGCGAGGTCTTTCATGAGGTGAGCAAACAGCACACCGGGCTAGAGTCGGCTCAGGTGCGGAACGAGGAAGCGGTCAACCGTCACTTCCGTCTTAGTTGCGTGGCGCAGTCGATTCTGCAACGGACTGCCTGTTCTGGCGCACAATCTGAACGATTTGAGTTTGCTCAAGGCAAGCAAACGGTGGGACAGAAGCTCTATACCCTCACTCGTCAAGCCTTTGATGATTTGCTGCAATTCATTGTGACGCGATGCTCTCACGGACATACAAATGAACAGATTTTACAAGCTCTCCTCCCCAGTTGA
- a CDS encoding alkylhydroperoxidase AhpD family core domain protein (IMG reference gene:2510094571~PFAM: Carboxymuconolactone decarboxylase family~TIGRFAM: alkylhydroperoxidase/carboxymuconolactone decarboxylase family protein; alkylhydroperoxidase AhpD family core domain): protein MEPYYKPEHLPNFSKIGEGNPELADKFFAYYGAVFAEGALSTREKALIALAVAHAVQCPYCIDAYSKECLQQGADLEQMTEHNLASYRSRKNDRQSTGEESL from the coding sequence ATGGAGCCATATTACAAACCAGAGCACTTACCAAATTTCAGCAAGATTGGTGAAGGCAACCCAGAACTTGCGGATAAGTTTTTTGCTTACTATGGGGCTGTTTTTGCAGAGGGTGCCCTTTCCACTCGCGAAAAAGCCTTAATTGCATTAGCCGTTGCTCATGCAGTGCAATGTCCCTACTGCATTGATGCTTACAGTAAGGAGTGCTTACAGCAGGGGGCAGATCTGGAGCAAATGACAGAACACAACTTGGCAAGTTACCGAAGTAGAAAAAACGATCGCCAATCAACTGGGGAGGAGAGCTTGTAA
- a CDS encoding CBS domain-containing protein (IMG reference gene:2510094572~PFAM: CBS domain; Domain of unknown function DUF21) — protein MIRVISPYLLVTSDVAPLLGDVRIDLAVLVLTLFLSALFSGSETAITALDNLKLKSLIKEQGDPDRLFTLVLNKRRRFITTLLVGNTLVNNLSAIITSNLFSLWLGNRAIGIATFAVTFLTLTFGEIVPKSLAINNVMPIFRLVVRPIYWLSQILSMLGIIWLFEKITQSAIRWFQGGVVQEGESVKDLQLMIEILGGKGQLDLDKHKMLNKALMLDRLSARDIVKPRIDMRTISREATLQDLVNLCLETGYSRIPVQEESKDEIVGIVHLKRALQQLEVLRKSGQEDGSVTLVMDKPVYVPDTKRLADLLKEMLQRRLHIAIVVDEYGGTVGLVTLEDILEELVGEIYDESDFPSRTSARAIAGFGNRLGQGRR, from the coding sequence GTGATTCGAGTCATTTCTCCCTATTTGCTGGTAACGTCTGATGTCGCTCCCTTATTGGGAGATGTACGAATTGATCTGGCGGTTCTGGTGTTAACGTTGTTCCTCTCGGCGTTGTTCTCAGGGTCGGAGACAGCGATTACTGCTTTGGATAATTTGAAGCTGAAATCGCTGATCAAAGAGCAGGGCGATCCGGATCGGCTGTTTACCTTAGTGCTTAACAAACGACGACGGTTTATTACCACGTTGCTGGTGGGTAACACGCTGGTGAATAATTTGTCGGCGATTATCACGAGCAATCTATTTTCGTTATGGTTGGGGAATCGGGCGATCGGGATTGCAACCTTTGCGGTGACATTTTTAACCCTGACTTTTGGTGAGATTGTGCCAAAGTCGCTGGCAATCAACAATGTGATGCCAATTTTTCGGTTGGTAGTACGCCCTATCTACTGGCTATCTCAGATTTTGTCTATGCTAGGCATCATCTGGTTATTTGAGAAGATTACTCAATCTGCCATTCGCTGGTTTCAGGGAGGGGTGGTGCAAGAGGGTGAGTCGGTGAAGGATTTGCAATTGATGATTGAGATTTTGGGAGGGAAGGGACAACTCGATTTAGACAAACACAAAATGCTTAACAAGGCATTAATGCTGGATAGGCTGAGTGCACGTGATATTGTGAAGCCGCGAATTGATATGCGAACGATTTCGCGGGAAGCCACCTTGCAGGACCTTGTGAATTTATGTTTGGAGACGGGGTATTCCCGTATTCCGGTGCAGGAAGAGTCTAAGGATGAAATTGTGGGAATTGTTCACCTGAAACGAGCTTTGCAACAATTGGAAGTGCTGCGAAAGAGTGGGCAGGAGGATGGTTCAGTAACATTGGTGATGGACAAGCCGGTATATGTTCCGGATACAAAACGGTTAGCTGATTTGTTGAAGGAAATGTTGCAGCGTCGTTTGCACATTGCAATTGTGGTTGATGAGTATGGTGGAACGGTGGGGCTGGTGACACTGGAGGATATTTTGGAGGAATTGGTTGGGGAAATTTATGACGAGAGCGATTTTCCTAGCCGCACCTCAGCACGAGCGATCGCAGGGTTTGGCAACCGTTTAGGGCAGGGCAGACGATGA
- a CDS encoding ABC-type multidrug transport system, ATPase and permease component (IMG reference gene:2510094573~PFAM: ABC transporter transmembrane region; ABC transporter), whose translation MAKFQDIIYYYRRYWLISLISCGAMSVFEIIDLFVPYAIGQILNVLSNQALDRPMRVIVDAIAQISGQPTDKTLSLLVLLFLIFLVSVGRAPIQPWLGPWFFWDTALRARRDHARTSLEKILTLPLEFYDENNPGRIAARVARGLANHMWTYPEITGQMFPKLFRVVGIFIIIWLMQWQIAFLLLVSFLGIITFSVSGLTKLAKQEEQLEKYMENTESRTSEIITNIKTVKAFATEAQELTRQKERLEREFKVVDYRIHKGYVTLGTWERTIVQTCVFLVLVCTLWAAVQNQISIGHFITILTVSSMAYAEVEPISQLAEIFARRYASMIRFHEFMQLPAGQDAGNLVVDPQTAPTYRFTGKLELSHLTFSYNPGCPVLQNINLLVEPYQTVALVGRSGSGKSTLVKLLFRYFEPDSGAVLIDGQDIRRLDVTAYRKRLAIVHQEVDIFNGSLLDNLTYGNPGATFEEVVEACKIAQADEFIRQMPKGYATTVGERGVRLSGGQRQRIGIARALIMNPDVLIFDEATSSLDYESERAIQLAMRSILGTRTLIIIAHRLSTVREADKIVVMDKGRIIEVGSHAELLNQRGIYQRLHSLQETGELLA comes from the coding sequence ATGGCAAAGTTTCAGGACATCATCTACTACTACCGCAGATACTGGCTGATCTCGCTGATTAGCTGTGGGGCGATGAGTGTATTTGAGATAATTGACTTATTTGTTCCCTATGCGATTGGTCAAATTCTCAACGTACTCTCGAATCAAGCACTCGATCGCCCTATGCGGGTTATTGTAGACGCGATCGCCCAGATCAGTGGACAACCCACCGACAAAACGCTCTCATTACTGGTCTTGCTCTTTTTAATTTTTCTTGTATCTGTTGGGCGTGCACCCATCCAACCCTGGCTTGGTCCCTGGTTCTTCTGGGATACCGCACTCCGTGCCCGACGCGACCATGCTCGCACCTCACTTGAAAAAATCCTGACTTTGCCACTGGAATTTTATGACGAGAACAACCCAGGGCGGATTGCCGCTCGTGTTGCAAGAGGCCTGGCGAACCACATGTGGACTTATCCCGAAATCACAGGTCAAATGTTTCCAAAACTGTTTCGGGTTGTTGGGATTTTTATCATTATTTGGCTGATGCAATGGCAAATTGCGTTCTTACTGCTGGTTTCTTTTTTAGGAATCATTACATTTAGCGTATCTGGCTTGACTAAGCTGGCAAAGCAAGAAGAACAGCTCGAAAAATACATGGAAAATACTGAGAGCCGCACCTCAGAAATTATCACGAATATCAAGACGGTCAAGGCATTCGCAACGGAAGCACAAGAACTTACTCGGCAAAAGGAGCGGTTGGAGCGAGAGTTCAAAGTGGTGGACTATCGCATTCACAAAGGGTACGTCACTTTAGGAACCTGGGAGCGCACGATTGTACAAACCTGTGTGTTTCTTGTGCTGGTATGTACACTATGGGCAGCCGTACAAAATCAAATCTCCATCGGGCATTTCATCACCATTCTGACGGTTTCTAGCATGGCATATGCTGAAGTTGAGCCGATTAGCCAGTTGGCAGAAATCTTTGCCCGTCGCTATGCTTCGATGATTCGGTTCCACGAATTTATGCAACTTCCGGCAGGGCAAGATGCAGGAAATTTGGTGGTTGATCCACAGACGGCTCCAACCTATCGGTTTACTGGCAAATTGGAATTGTCTCATTTAACGTTCAGTTACAATCCGGGTTGCCCTGTATTGCAAAATATCAACCTGCTCGTGGAACCTTATCAAACAGTAGCCTTGGTAGGGCGCTCTGGTTCGGGTAAATCAACGTTGGTGAAATTACTGTTTCGTTATTTTGAACCCGATAGCGGCGCGGTGTTGATTGATGGGCAGGATATTCGGCGACTGGATGTGACCGCTTACCGCAAACGACTCGCGATCGTGCATCAGGAAGTCGATATCTTCAACGGTTCACTTCTGGATAACCTAACCTATGGCAATCCCGGTGCAACGTTTGAAGAGGTGGTGGAGGCGTGCAAAATTGCTCAAGCGGATGAGTTTATTCGGCAAATGCCCAAAGGGTATGCTACTACAGTTGGAGAACGGGGAGTGCGATTATCGGGCGGACAGCGGCAGCGGATTGGTATTGCACGGGCGCTGATTATGAATCCAGATGTGCTGATTTTTGATGAAGCAACGTCCAGTCTAGATTATGAGTCAGAACGGGCTATTCAACTGGCAATGCGATCAATTTTGGGCACTCGGACGCTGATCATTATTGCTCACCGCTTAAGTACTGTTCGCGAGGCAGATAAGATTGTTGTCATGGATAAAGGGCGTATTATTGAGGTTGGTAGCCATGCAGAACTGCTGAATCAGCGAGGAATTTACCAACGTCTACATTCCTTGCAGGAGACAGGAGAATTGTTGGCGTAG
- a CDS encoding hypothetical protein (IMG reference gene:2510094574~TIGRFAM: PEP-CTERM protein sorting domain), whose product MARPALKSLFAAVAGTTALTMAVEASPAKAAILNYAFEVTVTRGSYAGNVYKGSFKFDDAALVPCPQPSVLLCATPAQSALTLSFSFLNQTYNEQSDVDYFSSNQSFPAVYYFPNLANTSVEPYALSFVVFPPTSPVSFSVFGDLFFVELSDFDDLRDPGKAVGTVRYTRLLDSSPPRLPSDPTPCQVDPDSCNGQAVPEPSEIAGSVVALGLMGLVWRSRRKKATLNP is encoded by the coding sequence ATGGCAAGACCTGCACTGAAATCGTTATTTGCGGCTGTCGCAGGCACAACTGCGCTGACCATGGCAGTTGAAGCATCCCCCGCCAAGGCAGCAATCCTGAACTATGCGTTTGAAGTAACCGTTACTCGGGGTTCTTATGCAGGTAACGTTTATAAAGGAAGTTTTAAGTTTGATGATGCTGCGTTAGTGCCCTGTCCACAACCTTCTGTCCTTTTGTGTGCAACTCCTGCCCAAAGCGCACTCACCCTATCGTTCAGCTTCCTGAATCAGACCTATAACGAGCAAAGTGATGTTGACTACTTCAGCAGTAATCAAAGCTTTCCAGCTGTTTATTATTTCCCAAATTTAGCAAACACATCAGTTGAACCTTACGCCTTGAGCTTTGTTGTTTTTCCACCTACCTCACCCGTTAGCTTTTCAGTTTTTGGCGATCTTTTCTTTGTGGAACTTTCTGATTTTGATGATCTAAGAGATCCAGGAAAGGCAGTTGGCACAGTAAGATACACTCGCTTACTCGATTCGTCACCCCCACGTCTACCGAGTGATCCTACCCCCTGCCAAGTTGACCCAGACTCTTGCAATGGACAGGCAGTTCCCGAACCTTCAGAAATTGCGGGAAGTGTGGTGGCTTTGGGGCTAATGGGATTGGTTTGGCGATCGCGCCGGAAAAAAGCAACTCTTAATCCTTAA
- a CDS encoding hypothetical protein (IMG reference gene:2510094575~PFAM: L,D-transpeptidase catalytic domain), protein MILQRLFPFISGLLVGVSAVPQIALSQTRQATAPSTPLESSTSVIIPTPAPDLSPDLVLPGITFPASPEPDIDLPSSKPDRLQPLYQEQPFHLNQLPLRLEIKLSQRRVTIYRGSKAVKSYPIAVGRPGWETPTGTYKVKQMFRNPTWLHPLKKGISIPGGDPENPLGRYWIGFWTDGKNWIGFHGTPNPKSVGTAASHGCIRMYNKDIEELFNKVSLGVEVKVVK, encoded by the coding sequence ATGATATTGCAGCGCCTTTTTCCATTTATTAGTGGTCTTCTTGTTGGAGTGTCTGCCGTTCCTCAAATTGCGTTGTCTCAAACTCGTCAGGCTACTGCACCCTCAACACCGCTTGAGTCCTCTACTTCTGTCATCATTCCCACTCCTGCACCTGACTTGTCCCCTGATCTGGTATTACCTGGGATTACATTTCCCGCTTCCCCTGAGCCTGATATCGACCTGCCCAGTTCTAAACCTGATAGGCTTCAGCCGCTTTATCAAGAGCAGCCCTTTCACCTCAACCAGTTGCCACTGCGATTGGAAATTAAGCTGAGTCAGCGACGAGTTACCATATATCGGGGCAGCAAAGCAGTGAAAAGTTATCCGATCGCAGTGGGTCGCCCTGGGTGGGAAACTCCGACAGGTACGTATAAAGTGAAGCAGATGTTCCGCAATCCTACCTGGCTGCATCCATTGAAAAAAGGGATTTCAATTCCGGGAGGCGATCCTGAAAATCCCTTGGGGCGTTACTGGATTGGATTTTGGACAGATGGGAAAAACTGGATTGGATTTCATGGCACACCCAATCCCAAGTCAGTTGGTACAGCAGCATCTCATGGCTGTATCCGGATGTATAACAAAGACATCGAAGAGTTGTTTAACAAAGTCAGTTTGGGCGTTGAAGTGAAGGTCGTGAAGTAG
- a CDS encoding putative MccF-like protein (microcin C7 resistance) (IMG reference gene:2510094576~PFAM: LD-carboxypeptidase): MRSQFHLFPSRRRFLQGSIVAALPIALTRKQTAIARSAPVLKPPVLRPGDTVGMVAPASNAYEPEEIQIAKETMELYGFKVVLGRNINAQNGYLAGSDAQRAADLNEMFRRPEIRGIVTFSGGYGCSRILPLLDYQQMQRSPKVIVGHSDITALLIGIYQKTGMITFHGSSGLTGVGEYAMEHFRRAIMTTQPIGEIAKPPKPAAGTVERNNRLITIVPGRVTGQLIGGNLTLVTNLIGTPFEPDTRGKILFLEDIGEEPYRIDRMLTQLWLAGKLQDAAGIALGRFVDCYPKEFRPSFFQTISLENVLRDRLEPLGKPTLYNLMFGHVRENAVLPIGASATLDATAKTLIVNENAVQDNK, from the coding sequence ATGCGTTCTCAATTTCATCTGTTCCCTTCTCGCCGTCGCTTTTTGCAAGGAAGCATCGTGGCAGCATTGCCGATCGCGTTAACTCGCAAACAAACCGCGATCGCGCGTTCTGCCCCCGTTTTGAAACCACCTGTTCTGCGTCCGGGTGACACGGTTGGGATGGTTGCGCCTGCCAGCAACGCTTATGAACCAGAAGAGATTCAGATTGCTAAAGAAACGATGGAACTGTATGGCTTCAAAGTTGTGTTGGGGCGTAACATCAATGCTCAAAATGGTTATTTGGCTGGTAGCGATGCCCAACGGGCAGCAGATCTCAATGAAATGTTTCGCCGTCCAGAGATTCGCGGCATTGTCACCTTTTCCGGTGGATATGGGTGCAGCCGCATCCTGCCCTTACTGGATTATCAACAGATGCAGCGATCGCCCAAAGTGATTGTGGGACATAGCGACATCACCGCCTTGCTAATTGGCATTTACCAAAAAACGGGAATGATAACCTTTCATGGGTCTTCCGGGTTAACGGGTGTGGGCGAGTATGCAATGGAGCACTTCCGCCGCGCCATAATGACAACCCAACCGATTGGTGAAATTGCGAAGCCACCCAAGCCAGCAGCAGGCACCGTAGAACGGAATAATCGTTTGATTACGATTGTTCCTGGACGTGTTACAGGGCAACTGATTGGTGGCAACCTGACCCTGGTTACCAACTTAATTGGCACCCCCTTTGAACCAGATACCCGGGGCAAGATTCTGTTTCTAGAAGACATTGGGGAAGAACCCTACCGGATTGATCGCATGTTGACGCAGCTATGGCTCGCAGGAAAGCTACAAGATGCTGCTGGCATCGCGTTAGGTCGTTTTGTTGATTGCTACCCCAAGGAGTTTCGACCCTCCTTTTTCCAAACTATTAGTCTGGAAAATGTCTTACGCGATCGCCTGGAACCTCTTGGTAAACCCACCCTTTATAACCTGATGTTTGGGCATGTGCGCGAAAACGCTGTTCTGCCCATTGGCGCAAGTGCCACCCTCGATGCTACAGCAAAGACTCTAATCGTGAATGAAAACGCTGTTCAGGACAATAAGTAA